Proteins encoded together in one Synechococcus sp. BL107 window:
- a CDS encoding aminotransferase class I/II-fold pyridoxal phosphate-dependent enzyme yields the protein MASAHGGEVQSAALRLGVSSAQVLDASASLVPWTPRFSARALTSGLRDYPDRHHHQLVGLIARIHGLETSAVAPGNGAAELFTWAGRDAAALGISSLPAPGFADYSRALACWQGRSLPQTLALQWDVAFPQPFPPPSEADVLWICNPHNPTGQLWSRESLEPLLQRYRLVICDEAFLSLVPDGEQQSLIPLVSEHPNLVVIRSLTKLYGIAGLRLGYAIAQPERLQRWAQWRDPWPVNGIASAVAEQLLASPAKYQRWCRRAQSWVAKEGAWMQQHLAQLPGITPMPSAANFLLIHAEQSLVALREAVEQRHRILLRDCRSFEGLGECWLRIGLQSRRNNRRIIRALKQELDRAPLV from the coding sequence TTGGCTTCTGCCCACGGCGGTGAAGTTCAGTCGGCTGCCTTGAGGCTTGGGGTTTCATCGGCTCAGGTGTTAGACGCCAGCGCGTCTTTGGTGCCCTGGACGCCTCGTTTCTCGGCTCGGGCATTAACCAGTGGGCTGCGGGACTATCCCGATCGTCACCACCATCAATTGGTGGGTCTGATCGCCAGGATCCACGGTCTTGAGACAAGTGCTGTAGCCCCAGGCAATGGTGCCGCTGAGTTGTTCACTTGGGCCGGTCGGGATGCGGCAGCGCTCGGAATTAGCTCGCTGCCAGCTCCTGGCTTTGCCGACTATTCCCGTGCCTTGGCCTGTTGGCAAGGGCGCTCGCTGCCTCAGACATTGGCGTTGCAATGGGATGTCGCTTTCCCACAGCCGTTTCCCCCGCCATCAGAAGCGGATGTGCTTTGGATATGCAACCCGCACAACCCCACCGGCCAACTGTGGAGTCGTGAATCATTGGAGCCATTGCTTCAGCGGTATCGGCTGGTGATCTGCGATGAGGCCTTTCTGTCGTTGGTGCCCGATGGCGAGCAGCAATCCTTGATCCCTCTGGTTTCCGAGCATCCCAACCTGGTGGTGATTCGCAGCCTCACCAAGCTCTATGGCATCGCTGGCCTTCGGCTCGGCTATGCCATCGCACAACCCGAACGTCTCCAACGCTGGGCCCAGTGGCGAGATCCTTGGCCCGTGAATGGCATTGCCTCTGCTGTTGCAGAGCAGTTGTTGGCGTCGCCGGCGAAATACCAACGCTGGTGCCGCCGTGCCCAAAGCTGGGTCGCTAAAGAGGGCGCTTGGATGCAGCAACACTTGGCTCAGTTGCCTGGCATTACGCCGATGCCGTCGGCAGCGAACTTTCTCCTCATCCATGCGGAGCAGTCGTTGGTTGCGCTGCGGGAAGCGGTTGAGCAGCGCCATCGGATTTTGTTGCGGGACTGCCGCTCGTTTGAGGGTCTGGGTGAGTGTTGGTTGCGGATTGGCCTGCAGAGTCGTCGCAACAACCGCCGCATTATTCGTGCCCTTAAGCAGGAGCTCGATCGCGCCCCGTTGGTGTGA
- a CDS encoding NAD(P)-dependent oxidoreductase gives MTRRDLRVGVIGLGALGLPMAANLRRADVPLRVHTRSRSPERDPSLQGSIACATPAEAAEGVDVLLVCVSDNAAVEAVLFGANGASSQLAAGSVVVDCSTIAPATAIALAQRLARQGVDYVDAPVTGGTEGAKAGSLTVLVGGEPAALERARPVLEIIGGSIHHFGPVGRGQQVKAVNQVLVAGSYAAVAEAMALGQRLELPMEAVVDALQGGAAGSWALSHRAHSMLMAEYPLGFRMALHHKDLGIALDAADDVNLDLPVTQLVANLENNLMERGHGDEDVSALHRHYHTKS, from the coding sequence ATGACCAGACGTGACCTGCGGGTGGGAGTGATCGGTCTCGGCGCCCTAGGACTTCCCATGGCCGCCAACCTCAGGCGTGCCGACGTTCCCCTGCGCGTTCACACCCGAAGCCGCAGCCCCGAGCGAGATCCAAGCCTGCAAGGGAGCATCGCCTGCGCCACGCCCGCCGAAGCCGCCGAAGGCGTGGACGTTTTGCTGGTGTGCGTCAGCGACAACGCAGCCGTGGAGGCCGTGCTGTTCGGAGCGAATGGCGCCAGTAGTCAACTGGCAGCGGGCAGCGTGGTGGTGGATTGCTCCACGATCGCGCCAGCAACGGCGATCGCCTTGGCCCAGCGGCTCGCCCGCCAAGGCGTTGATTACGTGGATGCCCCCGTCACCGGCGGAACCGAGGGAGCCAAGGCAGGCTCCTTAACGGTGCTGGTGGGGGGCGAGCCAGCCGCCTTAGAGCGTGCCCGCCCCGTGCTCGAGATCATTGGCGGCAGCATCCATCACTTTGGGCCGGTGGGACGCGGACAGCAGGTGAAAGCGGTGAACCAAGTGCTGGTGGCCGGCAGCTATGCCGCCGTGGCGGAGGCGATGGCCCTTGGCCAACGGCTTGAACTTCCGATGGAGGCAGTGGTAGATGCCTTGCAAGGGGGCGCTGCTGGGTCGTGGGCCCTCAGCCATCGCGCCCATTCGATGCTGATGGCCGAGTACCCCCTGGGTTTTCGGATGGCGTTACATCACAAAGATCTGGGCATTGCCCTGGATGCTGCAGACGACGTGAACCTGGACCTCCCAGTGACGCAACTGGTGGCCAACCTGGAAAACAACCTGATGGAGCGGGGCCATGGCGACGAGGACGTGTCGGCCCTGCATCGCCATTACCACACGAAATCGTGA
- a CDS encoding prepilin-type N-terminal cleavage/methylation domain-containing protein has product MKMNLLQAYLQNPRTQRALSRKPGEKGFSLIELVVVIAVLAVLTAIALPNFLGVSDDATGRAAQQAAITAFKECQVAKARGQANANSKFQEPAITGFIIFASDRTADTLGGITGVVGGAPATQAAAEAAAGTNAADSTSCFTGTGAAAGAIRDVFAVPVTADSFPTYKVTTAGTKFCVSGTVAAGATTYNIGCAGAAGAIATGWL; this is encoded by the coding sequence ATGAAAATGAACCTTCTCCAGGCCTACCTGCAGAATCCACGCACCCAACGTGCACTCAGCCGTAAACCTGGCGAAAAAGGCTTCTCGCTGATTGAACTGGTTGTTGTGATCGCTGTGCTTGCTGTTCTGACAGCTATCGCATTACCCAACTTCTTGGGAGTCAGTGATGACGCCACAGGTCGTGCTGCACAACAAGCAGCTATTACGGCATTTAAAGAGTGCCAAGTAGCAAAAGCTCGTGGACAAGCAAATGCCAACTCCAAATTTCAGGAACCAGCCATTACTGGGTTCATTATTTTTGCGTCTGATCGAACCGCCGACACTCTCGGTGGAATTACTGGCGTTGTAGGTGGAGCCCCTGCCACCCAAGCAGCAGCTGAAGCCGCCGCTGGAACTAACGCAGCAGATTCAACATCATGCTTTACAGGTACTGGGGCCGCAGCTGGTGCTATTCGAGACGTATTTGCGGTGCCAGTTACCGCAGATTCTTTTCCAACCTATAAGGTGACAACTGCAGGAACAAAATTCTGCGTAAGTGGAACAGTGGCTGCTGGAGCAACCACTTACAACATTGGATGCGCCGGAGCGGCAGGAGCAATAGCAACAGGCTGGCTATAA
- a CDS encoding ABC transporter ATP-binding protein, protein MVCRAGPSVSPSVRDMARPVLELNQLKLRYPGSESWTLNGLDLCLEAGETLALVGSSGCGKSTVARAVMQLLPMGTTCEGGLKLTGQDPRQLNRPALRQLRGQAAGLVFQDPMTRLNPLMPVGEHLLDTLKAHRSSSSAQWRKTRALDLLERVGIGAQRFRAYPHELSGGMRQRLAIALAIALEPPLLIADEPTTSLDVAVAGQVMAELSGLCRELGSALLLISHDLAMASRWCERMAMLDGGRRVEEGPSHQLLTQPQSAVGKRLVAAALAREGGQSPERPSSEPVLRVDAMRCWHGIGGMPWSPVWLKAVDDVSFELLAGESLGVVGASGCGKSTLCRALMGLNSIRGGQVHLLGQDLLRLRGPSLRVARRAIQMVFQDPLACLNPALSVADAIADPLLIHGLCSKAAARERARSLLEQVGLSPADQFQNRLPKQLSGGQQQRVAIARALALEPKVLICDESVSMLDAEVQAEVLDLLRQLQHKLGLAMIFVTHDLSVASGFCHRVIVLDHGHIVEEGPGDRIFQAPQAAISRTLVDACPRLPR, encoded by the coding sequence ATGGTATGCAGAGCTGGTCCTTCCGTCTCCCCGTCCGTCCGCGATATGGCACGGCCAGTTTTGGAGCTCAATCAGCTGAAGTTGCGGTATCCCGGCAGCGAGAGTTGGACCCTGAATGGACTGGATCTGTGCCTAGAAGCCGGAGAGACCCTGGCGTTAGTGGGGTCGTCTGGATGTGGCAAAAGCACGGTGGCGCGGGCGGTGATGCAGCTGCTTCCCATGGGCACCACCTGCGAAGGGGGGTTGAAACTCACCGGACAAGACCCGCGCCAACTGAATCGCCCCGCCCTGCGTCAGTTGCGCGGACAAGCGGCTGGTTTGGTGTTTCAAGACCCGATGACGCGGCTGAATCCGCTGATGCCCGTGGGAGAGCATCTGCTCGACACCTTGAAAGCGCATCGATCCTCCAGCAGTGCCCAATGGCGCAAAACGCGGGCGCTCGACCTGTTGGAACGCGTTGGCATCGGTGCGCAACGGTTCCGGGCCTATCCGCATGAGCTCAGCGGAGGCATGCGGCAACGCTTAGCCATCGCCCTGGCCATTGCTCTCGAACCGCCGCTGCTCATTGCCGACGAACCCACCACAAGCTTGGACGTGGCCGTGGCTGGTCAGGTGATGGCGGAGCTGAGTGGACTCTGCCGTGAATTAGGCAGTGCCTTGCTGCTGATCAGCCATGACCTCGCCATGGCCTCCCGCTGGTGCGAGCGCATGGCGATGCTCGATGGGGGGCGCCGGGTGGAAGAGGGCCCAAGCCACCAACTGCTCACGCAGCCACAATCCGCGGTGGGGAAGCGACTTGTCGCTGCGGCCCTGGCGCGGGAAGGGGGGCAATCCCCGGAACGTCCAAGCAGCGAACCCGTCCTGCGGGTGGATGCGATGCGCTGCTGGCATGGCATCGGTGGCATGCCTTGGTCGCCGGTGTGGCTCAAAGCTGTCGACGATGTGAGCTTCGAGCTCCTCGCCGGCGAAAGTCTTGGGGTGGTGGGGGCATCGGGATGCGGCAAAAGCACGCTCTGTCGGGCTCTGATGGGGCTGAACAGCATCCGCGGAGGACAAGTTCACCTGCTTGGACAAGATCTACTGCGCTTGCGTGGACCGTCGCTACGGGTTGCTAGACGGGCGATTCAAATGGTGTTTCAAGACCCACTGGCCTGCCTGAATCCAGCCCTGAGCGTGGCGGATGCCATCGCCGATCCGCTGCTGATCCATGGCCTCTGCTCAAAGGCGGCTGCCCGGGAGCGAGCCCGAAGCCTTCTGGAACAAGTGGGTTTAAGCCCGGCTGATCAATTTCAAAACCGCTTGCCAAAACAGCTCTCGGGCGGCCAACAACAACGGGTGGCGATTGCCCGCGCTCTGGCTTTGGAGCCCAAGGTGCTGATCTGCGATGAAAGCGTGAGCATGCTCGACGCCGAAGTTCAAGCGGAAGTGTTGGACCTATTACGGCAGCTTCAACACAAGCTTGGGCTGGCGATGATTTTTGTGACCCACGATCTGAGCGTGGCCAGTGGCTTCTGCCATCGCGTCATCGTCCTCGACCATGGGCACATCGTGGAAGAGGGTCCGGGCGATCGCATCTTTCAGGCGCCCCAGGCGGCGATTAGTCGCACCCTGGTGGACGCCTGCCCTCGACTGCCGCGTTGA
- a CDS encoding glycosyltransferase, whose translation MTRLLIAASGTGGHLFPALAVADALDGHWQVRWLGVPDRLETELVPARFKLITVNAGGLQGRGVTKLVQLIRLLAASITVRRLIRTHQIEAVFTTGGYIAAPAILGARWCGVPAVLHESNAIPGRVTRLLGRFCSAVAVGLPVAAERIPGCRPVLTGTPVRSTFLAAQPLPDWVPSGAGPLLVVMGGSQGALGLNRMVRAVLPELLERGCRVVHLTGGNDPDVGELQHPLLAECRFSDDIPGLLQHADLAISRAGAGSLSELAVCGTPSILVPFPQAADQHQDANAACAAELGGAVIVHQHDPDHPALGNSIRRLLGARLGDADSPPELLEQMRIGMDELAERDADTQLARLLANLVR comes from the coding sequence ATGACTCGGCTACTGATCGCGGCCAGTGGCACCGGCGGCCACTTGTTTCCAGCACTGGCGGTGGCAGACGCCCTCGACGGGCACTGGCAGGTGCGCTGGCTGGGCGTGCCTGATCGCCTCGAAACCGAATTGGTGCCCGCTCGGTTCAAGCTGATCACCGTGAACGCTGGAGGCCTGCAGGGCCGTGGCGTCACCAAACTGGTGCAGCTGATTCGGCTGCTGGCGGCCAGCATCACCGTGCGGCGCCTGATCCGAACCCATCAAATCGAGGCCGTGTTCACCACCGGCGGATACATCGCCGCGCCGGCGATTCTTGGGGCGCGCTGGTGCGGGGTGCCTGCTGTGTTGCATGAATCGAATGCAATCCCCGGCCGGGTGACGCGTCTGCTGGGGCGTTTCTGCTCCGCCGTGGCCGTTGGCTTGCCGGTGGCCGCTGAACGAATTCCGGGCTGCCGCCCCGTGCTCACCGGCACTCCGGTGCGGTCGACTTTTCTCGCCGCGCAGCCCCTGCCGGACTGGGTGCCCTCCGGAGCTGGGCCGTTGCTGGTGGTGATGGGCGGAAGCCAGGGCGCCCTCGGCCTCAACCGCATGGTGCGGGCTGTTCTTCCCGAGCTGCTGGAAAGGGGCTGTCGGGTGGTGCATCTCACGGGGGGCAACGATCCCGACGTGGGTGAGCTGCAGCACCCCCTGCTAGCGGAATGCCGCTTCAGCGACGACATCCCCGGCCTACTGCAACATGCCGACCTGGCGATTAGCCGGGCCGGTGCGGGCAGCCTCAGTGAACTGGCGGTGTGCGGCACGCCCAGCATCCTGGTGCCCTTCCCCCAAGCAGCCGATCAACACCAAGACGCCAATGCCGCCTGTGCCGCCGAGCTGGGTGGTGCTGTGATCGTGCATCAACACGACCCAGACCACCCCGCCCTCGGCAACAGCATTCGCCGCCTACTCGGAGCACGTTTAGGGGACGCAGATTCCCCTCCTGAACTGCTCGAACAGATGCGCATCGGAATGGACGAGCTCGCCGAACGGGATGCCGATACGCAGTTAGCCCGATTGCTCGCCAACTTGGTGCGCTGA
- a CDS encoding RluA family pseudouridine synthase, with amino-acid sequence MTSSEQGQGRPPLPEEVFTHTFGEGEGELVTLTYPKPLPMRLDRWLVSQRTEQSRARIQKFIDAGYVRVNGKQGKAKTPLREGDQVQLWMPPPEPLPYLRPQPMDLDVLFEDEHIIVLNKSAGLTVHPAPGNKDGTLVNGLLHHCPDLPGISGKLRPGIVHRLDKDTSGCIVVAKSQEALVKLQVQIQKRVASREYFAVVHGVPNGDSGTIIGAVGRHPVDRKKYAVVSDESGRYARTHWFLVERFGDYSLLRFKLDTGRTHQIRVHCAHINHPVVGDPTYSRCRKLPVDLPGQALHAVQLGLDHPITGERMVFEAPLPPVMEKLLLVLRRRSGAPSAG; translated from the coding sequence TTGACGTCGTCGGAACAGGGCCAAGGACGACCTCCCCTGCCAGAGGAAGTGTTTACGCACACGTTCGGGGAAGGCGAGGGGGAGTTGGTGACGCTCACCTACCCGAAGCCGCTTCCGATGCGGCTGGATCGCTGGTTGGTAAGCCAACGCACGGAGCAGAGCCGTGCTCGGATTCAAAAATTTATTGATGCTGGTTATGTGCGCGTCAATGGCAAACAGGGAAAGGCCAAAACACCACTTCGGGAGGGTGATCAGGTTCAGTTGTGGATGCCCCCGCCGGAGCCACTGCCTTACTTAAGGCCCCAGCCGATGGATCTTGATGTGCTCTTTGAGGATGAGCACATCATCGTGCTGAATAAATCGGCTGGGCTCACAGTGCATCCAGCTCCGGGTAATAAAGACGGCACATTGGTGAATGGATTGCTTCACCATTGCCCCGATCTTCCTGGCATTAGTGGGAAATTACGCCCGGGAATTGTGCACCGGCTGGATAAAGACACAAGCGGCTGCATTGTTGTCGCAAAATCTCAAGAAGCCCTTGTAAAACTGCAGGTTCAGATTCAGAAACGGGTGGCTTCAAGGGAATACTTTGCTGTGGTTCATGGGGTTCCAAATGGCGATAGTGGAACGATTATTGGTGCGGTGGGTCGCCATCCTGTCGACCGAAAAAAATATGCCGTGGTGAGTGATGAATCCGGGCGTTATGCCCGCACCCACTGGTTTTTGGTGGAACGTTTTGGCGATTATTCCCTCCTGCGCTTCAAGCTCGATACGGGTCGAACGCATCAGATACGGGTGCATTGTGCCCACATCAATCATCCCGTGGTGGGGGATCCCACCTACAGCCGTTGTCGCAAACTTCCCGTGGATCTTCCCGGCCAGGCCTTGCATGCTGTGCAGTTGGGATTGGACCATCCGATCACAGGAGAGCGCATGGTGTTTGAGGCACCATTGCCCCCCGTGATGGAGAAGTTGTTGCTGGTGTTACGTCGACGCTCCGGGGCGCCATCCGCCGGTTAG
- a CDS encoding type II secretion system protein, with protein MPESEKRNIHLTKNGFTLIELIVVLAGLGILSSLAIPNYLKYLDYAKVDQAKSMLNSAAADCLQGLRNEGTARLGKITDEAILSNELMESISYEFKADLKNCGSVLITTTDSTTPQRLPDLGFSISESGKVSKQAVDAGGETTAPAKSWAGSNTSSVEGLEDFLNYNALIAAAQATCKENLDNWLKSTGNGKTYSWNSSATSGCPSNPPKAESATCTTNGCNAPYYALDGKKVGTTADSYDAALAAKYGKICTEKTKAKRESTPPYTNPSSTSITITECGAKQFWFYEGEDAGSQKAWEVLYHKANNPNGEQTLSDGSKVYLCEGKLFEESEKSAYEICARNSQEFKCGKLVDEKAESNYSGEFIPDINGPGACKKTYYMCDGSTKTFTEYEEKCKKQPRMRDEFMCKLTGNSWYCEIIN; from the coding sequence ATGCCAGAAAGTGAAAAAAGAAATATCCATTTGACAAAAAATGGGTTCACTCTTATTGAACTCATTGTTGTGCTCGCTGGGCTTGGCATATTGTCAAGCCTGGCAATTCCTAATTATCTAAAATACTTGGACTACGCCAAAGTAGACCAAGCAAAATCAATGCTGAATTCGGCAGCAGCCGATTGCCTGCAAGGTCTAAGAAACGAAGGAACAGCTCGGCTGGGCAAAATCACTGACGAAGCAATACTTTCAAACGAGCTAATGGAAAGCATTAGCTATGAGTTCAAGGCAGATTTGAAAAACTGCGGAAGTGTACTAATCACCACAACCGATAGCACCACGCCTCAAAGGCTTCCAGACCTTGGCTTCAGCATCAGCGAATCCGGGAAAGTATCCAAGCAAGCCGTTGATGCAGGAGGAGAAACAACAGCACCGGCCAAAAGCTGGGCCGGAAGCAATACAAGCAGCGTAGAAGGCCTCGAAGACTTCCTGAATTACAACGCATTGATAGCAGCAGCCCAGGCAACCTGCAAAGAAAATCTTGACAACTGGCTCAAATCAACAGGTAACGGGAAAACCTATTCGTGGAATAGTTCTGCAACCAGTGGCTGCCCAAGCAATCCACCAAAAGCGGAAAGTGCAACATGCACAACGAATGGTTGCAATGCGCCCTATTACGCTCTTGATGGAAAAAAAGTTGGCACTACAGCAGACAGCTATGACGCCGCACTTGCTGCAAAATACGGAAAAATATGCACTGAAAAAACCAAAGCAAAACGAGAAAGTACACCTCCATACACGAATCCGAGCAGCACCTCAATAACAATCACCGAATGTGGAGCCAAGCAGTTCTGGTTTTACGAAGGAGAAGATGCAGGTAGCCAAAAAGCGTGGGAAGTGCTTTATCACAAAGCAAATAATCCCAATGGAGAACAAACACTTAGTGATGGGAGCAAGGTATACCTATGCGAGGGAAAACTATTTGAAGAAAGTGAAAAAAGTGCGTACGAAATATGTGCTCGGAACAGTCAAGAGTTCAAATGCGGAAAACTCGTCGATGAAAAAGCAGAAAGCAACTACAGTGGGGAATTTATTCCAGACATAAATGGACCTGGCGCATGCAAGAAAACCTACTACATGTGTGACGGCAGTACAAAAACATTTACCGAATACGAAGAAAAGTGTAAAAAACAACCCAGAATGAGAGACGAATTTATGTGCAAGTTGACCGGAAATAGTTGGTATTGCGAGATTATTAATTAA
- the pgk gene encoding phosphoglycerate kinase, translated as MAKRSLASLNAGDLSGKRVLVRVDFNVPLNDAGAITDDTRIRAALPTINDLVGKGAKVVLSAHFGRPKGQVNDAMRLTPVAARLSELLGKTVTKTDSCIGPDAEAKVGAMANGDVVLLENVRFFAEEEKNDAGFAEKLAGLADVYVNDAFGAAHRAHASTEGVTKFLKPSVAGFLMEKELQYLQGAVDEPKRPLAAIVGGSKVSSKIGVLEALIDKCDKVLIGGGMIFTFYKARGLAVGKSLVEEDKLELAKELEAKAKAKGVELLLPTDVVLADNFAPDANSQIADVTAIPDGWMGLDIGPDAIKVFQAALADCKTVIWNGPMGVFEFDKFAAGTNAIATTLAEIGGKGCCTIIGGGDSVAAVEKAGLAEKMSHISTGGGASLELLEGKVLPGVAALDNA; from the coding sequence ATGGCGAAGCGTTCCCTGGCCAGCCTCAATGCTGGCGACCTGAGCGGCAAACGCGTCCTCGTGCGGGTTGACTTCAACGTTCCCCTTAATGATGCCGGTGCCATCACCGATGACACCCGCATTCGCGCAGCGCTGCCCACCATCAACGACCTCGTTGGCAAGGGCGCCAAGGTTGTGCTCTCGGCTCACTTTGGTCGCCCCAAGGGTCAGGTGAACGACGCAATGCGCCTCACACCGGTGGCCGCACGCCTGAGCGAGTTGCTCGGCAAAACCGTCACCAAAACCGACAGCTGCATTGGCCCCGACGCCGAAGCCAAGGTGGGTGCGATGGCCAACGGCGACGTGGTGCTGCTTGAAAACGTTCGCTTCTTCGCTGAAGAAGAGAAGAACGATGCAGGCTTCGCCGAGAAGCTGGCTGGCCTCGCCGATGTTTATGTGAACGACGCCTTCGGCGCCGCCCACCGTGCCCATGCCTCCACCGAAGGCGTGACCAAATTCCTCAAGCCGAGCGTGGCCGGCTTCCTGATGGAGAAGGAGCTTCAGTACCTGCAGGGTGCCGTCGACGAACCCAAGCGTCCCCTCGCCGCCATCGTTGGTGGTTCGAAGGTGAGCTCCAAAATCGGTGTTCTCGAAGCCCTGATCGACAAGTGCGACAAGGTGTTGATCGGCGGCGGCATGATCTTCACCTTCTACAAAGCCCGCGGCTTGGCCGTTGGCAAAAGCCTCGTGGAAGAAGACAAGCTGGAACTAGCCAAAGAGCTGGAAGCCAAGGCAAAAGCCAAAGGTGTGGAACTGCTGCTGCCCACCGACGTGGTGCTGGCCGACAACTTCGCCCCAGATGCCAACAGCCAAATCGCCGACGTGACGGCGATCCCCGACGGCTGGATGGGACTGGACATCGGCCCCGATGCCATCAAGGTGTTCCAAGCCGCCTTGGCTGATTGCAAAACCGTGATCTGGAACGGCCCGATGGGCGTGTTCGAGTTCGACAAATTTGCTGCCGGCACCAACGCCATCGCCACAACCCTGGCTGAAATCGGTGGCAAAGGCTGTTGCACGATCATTGGTGGTGGCGACTCCGTCGCCGCTGTGGAGAAAGCAGGGCTCGCCGAGAAGATGTCGCACATCTCAACCGGTGGTGGCGCCAGCCTGGAATTGCTCGAAGGCAAAGTGCTGCCTGGCGTTGCAGCCCTCGACAACGCCTAA
- the ylqF gene encoding ribosome biogenesis GTPase YlqF, with product MSAPPIQWYPGHIAKAEQQLKRNLEKVDLVIEVRDARIPLATGHPHLNRWLKGKQHLLVINRRDMVTKEAWAAWEQWFKAKGQRTVWCDAKAGTGVKQVQQAAIRAGDQLNERRRNRGMRPRAVRALTLGFPNVGKSALINRLVKKKVVASARRAGVTRTLRWVRLGQDLDLLDAPGVLPPRLDDQQAALHLALCDDIGQAAYNGELVAQAFLQLLIDSSERKASGVVLSVLETRYGIPVAGQTLDPLYWLEAAAARHTSNDTARMAQRLLDDFRKSALGNIALELPELLNR from the coding sequence GTGAGTGCACCTCCGATTCAGTGGTATCCCGGCCACATCGCCAAGGCGGAGCAGCAGCTCAAGCGCAACCTCGAAAAGGTTGACCTGGTGATTGAGGTGCGTGATGCCCGTATTCCTTTGGCCACAGGCCATCCCCATCTCAACCGTTGGTTGAAAGGGAAGCAGCATTTGTTGGTGATCAACCGGCGCGACATGGTCACCAAGGAGGCATGGGCGGCCTGGGAGCAGTGGTTTAAGGCCAAAGGTCAGCGCACGGTTTGGTGTGATGCCAAGGCCGGTACTGGGGTGAAGCAAGTGCAGCAGGCGGCGATCCGGGCTGGGGATCAGCTGAATGAGCGGCGTCGAAATCGTGGGATGCGCCCGCGGGCCGTGCGTGCCCTCACCCTCGGTTTTCCCAACGTTGGTAAATCGGCCTTGATCAATCGATTGGTGAAAAAAAAGGTGGTCGCCAGTGCCCGGCGGGCGGGCGTCACCCGCACCCTGCGTTGGGTGCGGCTGGGCCAGGACTTGGATCTGCTCGATGCTCCAGGTGTTCTTCCACCCCGATTGGATGATCAACAGGCCGCCTTGCACCTTGCCCTCTGTGATGACATTGGCCAGGCGGCTTACAACGGCGAGTTGGTGGCTCAGGCCTTTTTGCAGCTGTTGATTGATTCGTCGGAACGAAAGGCATCTGGGGTGGTGCTCAGTGTGTTGGAAACGCGGTACGGCATTCCTGTGGCCGGTCAGACCCTTGACCCCCTCTATTGGCTCGAGGCGGCTGCGGCGCGACACACCTCGAACGACACCGCCCGCATGGCGCAGCGGCTTTTGGATGACTTTCGTAAATCCGCCCTAGGCAACATCGCCTTGGAATTGCCGGAGCTTCTCAACCGTTGA